In one Musa acuminata AAA Group cultivar baxijiao chromosome BXJ2-5, Cavendish_Baxijiao_AAA, whole genome shotgun sequence genomic region, the following are encoded:
- the LOC135612730 gene encoding uncharacterized protein LOC135612730, which translates to MAWFYTERGPPWKRGWTQQTLSSISFPPPQLIAVFAIVVLLLSMSWHVDYKTQVRRAEAGFRLLMLFLPVALIFVARYIILDGRFVFQLPWPGQEDMRRAQSSPWGVAVLVGLLLVMASYQPSFHSQWLRPWRVD; encoded by the coding sequence ATGGCGTGGTTCTACACCGAGAGGGGACCTCCATGGAAGCGCGGGTGGACGCAGCAGACGCTGTCCTCCATCTCCTTCCCTCCTCCACAGCTCATCGCCGTCTTCGCCATCGTCGTCCTCTTATTGTCCATGTCGTGGCACGTGGACTACAAGACGCAGGTGCGGCGCGCCGAGGCCGGATTCCGGCTGCTGATGCTCTTCCTCCCGGTGGCGCTCATCTTCGTCGCCCGCTACATTATCTTGGACGGGAGGTTCGTGTTCCAGTTGCCTTGGCCGGGCCAGGAGGACATGCGCCGTGCGCAGAGCTCGCCGTGGGGGGTAGCGGTGTTGGTGGGATTGCTGCTGGTGATGGCCTCTTATCAGCCCTCGTTCCATTCTCAGTGGCTCAGGCCATGGAGGGTTGACTAG
- the LOC135612729 gene encoding uncharacterized protein LOC135612729 isoform X2, with amino-acid sequence MGASESLLPRIDEITTVSQRIEGVDPLVERVEALKIATPLLTSPPPSESSLSDILVRKPSSSSSSTSTSGTLNPNVLLELFSMYREWQEEKAKKISRKQEEIENKIETADALAVKLFQRFNYSVSAMRSTTQSLAEVQQLQVEVGELKGRLTEVISNCDMLCKRIAAEGPESLRSSLNPISTSNAEIPSICYLNNKVPE; translated from the exons ATGGGCGCCTCCGAATCCCTTCTCCCG CGGATCGATGAAATCACCACCGTCTCCCAAAGGATCGAGGGCGTGGATCCCCTCGTGGAGCGCGTCGAGGCGCTCAAAATC GCCACGCCGCTGCTGACCTCCCCGCCTCCGTCCGAGTCCAGCTTATCCGACATTCTTGTCAGGAAACCCTCGTCGTCCTCCTCTTCCACCTCTACTTCAG GTACTTTAAATCCCAATGTTCTGTTGGAGCTCTTTTCTATGTATCGCGAGTGGCAGGAAGAGAAGGCCAAGAAGATTAGTAGAAAACAG GAGGAGATTGAAAACAAGATAGAAACTGCTGATGCTTTGGCTGTTAAGCTTTTTCAGCGGTTCAATTATTCAGTTTCAGCCATGAGATCAACCACTCAGAGTCTTGCTGAAG TGCAGCAATTACAGGTCGAAGTTGGTGAACTTAAAGGCAGGCTTACGGAGGTGATTAGCAATTGCGATATGCTATGCAAAAGAATTGCAGCAGAAGGACCAGAGTCCCTTCGTTCTTCTCTCAATCCAATCTCCACAAGCAATGCCGAAATACCATCCATTTGTTACTTAAATAACAAGGTTCCTGAATAA
- the LOC135612729 gene encoding uncharacterized protein LOC135612729 isoform X1, producing MGASESLLPVHHHQRIDEITTVSQRIEGVDPLVERVEALKIATPLLTSPPPSESSLSDILVRKPSSSSSSTSTSGTLNPNVLLELFSMYREWQEEKAKKISRKQEEIENKIETADALAVKLFQRFNYSVSAMRSTTQSLAEVQQLQVEVGELKGRLTEVISNCDMLCKRIAAEGPESLRSSLNPISTSNAEIPSICYLNNKVPE from the exons ATGGGCGCCTCCGAATCCCTTCTCCCGGTACACCACCACCAG CGGATCGATGAAATCACCACCGTCTCCCAAAGGATCGAGGGCGTGGATCCCCTCGTGGAGCGCGTCGAGGCGCTCAAAATC GCCACGCCGCTGCTGACCTCCCCGCCTCCGTCCGAGTCCAGCTTATCCGACATTCTTGTCAGGAAACCCTCGTCGTCCTCCTCTTCCACCTCTACTTCAG GTACTTTAAATCCCAATGTTCTGTTGGAGCTCTTTTCTATGTATCGCGAGTGGCAGGAAGAGAAGGCCAAGAAGATTAGTAGAAAACAG GAGGAGATTGAAAACAAGATAGAAACTGCTGATGCTTTGGCTGTTAAGCTTTTTCAGCGGTTCAATTATTCAGTTTCAGCCATGAGATCAACCACTCAGAGTCTTGCTGAAG TGCAGCAATTACAGGTCGAAGTTGGTGAACTTAAAGGCAGGCTTACGGAGGTGATTAGCAATTGCGATATGCTATGCAAAAGAATTGCAGCAGAAGGACCAGAGTCCCTTCGTTCTTCTCTCAATCCAATCTCCACAAGCAATGCCGAAATACCATCCATTTGTTACTTAAATAACAAGGTTCCTGAATAA
- the LOC135612728 gene encoding large ribosomal subunit protein uL2 — protein MGRVIRAQRKGAGSVFRSHTHHRKGPARFRSLDFGERNGYLKGVITEILHDPGRGAPLARVTFRHPFRYKLQKELFIAAEGMYTGQFVYCGRKASLMVGNVLPLRSIPEGAVVCNVEHHVGDRGVLARASGDYAIVISHNPDNGTSRIKLPSGAKKIVPSNCRAMIGQVAGGGRTEKPLLKAGNAYHKFRVKRNCWPKVRGVAMNPVEHPHGGGNHQHIGHASTVRRDAPPGQKVGLIAARRTGRLRGQAAATAAKAEKTS, from the exons ATGGGACGCGTGATCCGAGCACAGAGGAAGGGAGCCGGGTCGGTTTTCCGCTCCCACACGCACCACCGCAAGGGGCCCGCGCGGTTCCGGAGCCTCGACTTCGGGGAGCGCAATGGCTACCTTAAGGGCGTGATCACCGAGATCTTGCACGACCCTGGCCGTGGCGCCCCTCTTGCCCGCGTCACCTTCCGCCATCCCTTCCGGTACAAGCTCCAGAAGGAGCTCTTCATCGCCGCCGAAGGGATGTACACCGGCCAGTTCGTCTATTGTGGCCGCAAGGCCTCCCTTATGGTCGGCAACGTCCTTCCCCTCCGCTCCATTCCTGAGGGTGCCGTCGTCTGCAACGTCGAGCACCACGTTGGCGACCGCGGTGTTCTAGCCCGCGCCTCCGGCGACTACGCCATCGTCATCAGTCACAACCCTGACAACGGCACCTCCAG GATCAAGCTCCCATCTGGAGCAAAGAAGATCGTTCCCAGCAATTGTCGTGCCATGATCGGACAAGTTGCTGGTGGTGGTAGAACTGAGAAGCCCCTACTTAAGGCTGGCAATGCCTACCACAAGTTCAGAGTGAAGAGGAACTGTTGGCCAAAGGTCCGAGGTGTGGCTATGAACCCTGTGGAGCATCCCCACGGAGGAGGAAACCACCAGCACATTGGACATGCCTCCACCGTCCGCCGTGATGCTCCTCCTGGGCAGAAGGTCGGTCTTATTGCTGCAAGGAGGACTGGTCGTCTCAGGGGACAGGCTGCTGCCACTGCTGCCAAGGCAGAGAAGACCTCTTAG